The window GTTTCCCGTCTTCATTTGTCACTTGtgatttttgttctttgtgcaTTTAGTCTTTTGCTCTTCTTTCCATGTTATGGGTTGTATAACCCTGTTAAAAGGTTCCATAAGCTTctcattgtattttttaatctttcaatACATATTTATAATATATGAAGATGATGAATATTCTCCATGCCTCTCTCGATATATCACATGTCAACATTAAAGTTCAGATACCTATGTAGGCTCAAGCATGACCCTGGATGGATGGAATGATGAAAGATACCTAttatttcaaaaacacaaaagcaaggTGTTGGCTTTTCTTCAAAGCTACTTTAATCAAATCCTTAACATtattgttttggttgttttactGCTACTCAATGGTATTTTTATGGATGCTAGCCATTTTGCAGGAATCATTGCAGTGTGTTTGTAGTGTGTTAGCACAATTTTTTCAGAGCTGAGAAGACATGGATTTAAAAAGATTGCTTAAAATCTGTATAAGCCATAGCATTTTCTCCACCAGAAAATCTGAATTTCCCAAAGTGTATCTTAATAGAGCTTTCTTTAAACACTGTCTTATGGGTAAATGCACAGGTCCTGAACAGCTACATATCAATTTTGCTCTCTTCAcatcaaaaagaacaaaatactgctataaagaaaacaaagaggaaatgaAATATAACTGCATTGCAGTGCTAAACAGATTTATACTGAGAGCAAATATTGTTTAAATATACAGTTAATATTATTCAAATATGCCATTGTAAAATTTGTTACAATACAGTAAATCCAAATTCTGCAAAAAGAATGTaaaaaattcaatttttgtGCAGTACTGTTCAGCCAAATCTGCAGCAAAACTGCCTTTTTGAAATATACTGTAGTTGTATATTGCTTGTCAAGCACAAAATAATTGACACCAGAGTCTGCCCAATACAACCTTTAATAActttattattgtcatttttaatgagGTGCCATGTTGTGCTGATGCTATGTAACATGTTTCTGCCATGGTGTCTGCATCATTTTTTGCACACACCAAATAGATTCGCCGGCTTTTGTAATAGCAATAAAAGCTGTCTGCTTTAAACACACCCAGTCAATTAGGAGTCAGTTAAAATGTCGACAACAGGAGGGAAGGGAGTGGAAGCGTTACAAGGGAAAAAACATGGATGCACTGAATGTGAGTAAGAAAAAGGAGGGCACGGATGATATAGGAGGGTGTTGGAATTGGATGGGAACAAAAGGGGTGGGTGGGGAGAGAACAGGCGAGATGAAGAATCGGTAAAGGTTCTAATGTGCTGCCAAAACTAGCATAATGGCTATACCtagaggagaggaaaggaggaGATCAGATAAATGTGTAGTAAATGTTGAAGACAAGACAAGAAAGGAGGACATAACAGGAGATGAGATAAAAGAAACTTTTAAGAAGGGAGGGACAGTGGAATGATTATGGGAATAGACCTTTGATATTTAAAGATCTCTTAAATAAATAATCTGTCAACACTAGCCTGAAAAACAAAGGGCAGCGCCACAAATAGAATATAACGCACAAGCTGAGTAAGTGCCCAAAGTATGTTTCTGTGCTCCTCCACCCCTGTTTCACCACGTTTACAGGGACTCCATTTAATCTTGGGAAAGAAAAGCCCTGACAGTCTAACTGGAGCCGGGGAGAGACCAAATACCCAAGGTAATAGGTGACATTAACTTGTGAACAATACAAGGGAAAAGCACTAAAATTGCTTCATTGTTCTGGGTTAGTGCTTTGGCTAACATTAGAATTATTTCAAGGATGATGGGGGAGAGAACCAGGGAGGGTTGGATGATGTGAAATTCAAGCATCTTTTTACAAGATGAAGTAGGATAATTCTGCTCATCATTAACATTATCACAAAAGAAGATTTCTTCTTCACAAGAATAAGAACAAAATATTTGCGTATTACAATTCATACTCTGGATCTACTTTTCAAGGTGATATGCTTCTTGATAATGGAGTCTAAAAAAGTGATCTAAGTACCTGTTATCATACTTTAACACTCATAAAAAAGGTCCTCCCATATGGATCACCCTGTGGTCAACTCAAAGATTTGTTTTGGAAACAAACTGCTTGTTGCACAGAGTGAGACAAGCCCAGTGGTCATTATTGGTCTAAATGTGACATCTAGTGGATATTTCAGGGTTTTATACTACTTATATATAAGTAGTATATAAGTAATATGTAAGTGGTACAGGATGGggttttaatttattaatgatATCaccataaaaatacaaaagtgCATGAGACagtgaaataaaacatgaattttaCATTGCTATAATAACATATGAACAACTAAAActcagttaaaaaagaaaaaaagtacagacatttTATGTTGAACAGTTATATCCAAATCTATTTTACAATATCATCAACATTAATATTTTCAGCTTAGTGCTGTGTGCTGCTCTGAGTTCTCGCCTgctgatgtttatttttaaaataaagacatttattCTAAGGCCAAAATCTCACTTTAAGAAATATTTCAAAATTTTACAGTCTTTTAGTTTTCCTTGACTCTTTCTAGTTAAACATAGATTCCATCTAAATACTTGTTTTTGACTGTCTGTAAAATCAGTTCTATTGAAAGTTTAGAATGTTAATCATTTGCTGCAATTTTCCAAAATGGAAACAATAGTGGTTATTTAAGATTTTCTTGCTTTCAGTGAAAacggttttgtttttaaaggtttattatataaaataattatgtgagtaaaatttttattttatttttgaggcATGATTATGAACAAAAGAGTAAACCATGGTTTAGcttataatacatttattaaaagcAGTTAAACGAGAAAGTGGATTCATATTTGAACAGTTacattaaaatgtttcatttgacACTGGTATAAACAACAATCAGTCCATGTTTTCAGGTTAGTcctgtgtgctgctgtgtgtctctgtcctgCTGTCTTCTACCTGTGAACACACACTCTGCTGTGCTTTGTCCTCTGAGCTCCTCTTGATAGTCAGCTCTCTCTCAGCCTCTTCAACACACGGAGCTTTGGCTGCCTGGATGTGGAGCTTCCCATCTGGAGACAGGTGGCAGGTGATGGCTTGAGGGTTCAGTCCTTCAGGCAGCTCAAACTCCTGTCTGAACTCCTGCAGTCTGTAAGAGTACGAGCCTTTCCCGTCCTCCTGCTTCTTCTCTGTCTTGCCGCTGACTCTCAGCTTCCTGCCCACCTGCCTGACAGACAGCTCCTCTGGAGAAAAGCCTCGAGTGTCCAGCATCAGACCAAACTTGTCTCCCTCTTTCTCCAGCTGGTAGGAGAATGGTTCTACAACCATGCTGCTTTGGAAAGGCTCTGTCTCCTCCAGGATCCTGTGTTGAAGTTTATCCATCAGCTCCAGACTGCTGCACAGCTCCTGTAGGTTTCTCTGCAGGAGATCCTGCTGGTAGAACAGAGGCTTGATCTCTGGCCACAGACAGCGTACAGGCCAGTAGAAGTCCATGAATGGACTGAGTGCAGACTGGACTCCATGAGAGCACAGCATCTTCAGTGGGTTTAGTGTTGAGTCCTCTTGCTGTGAGATGAAACCCTGTTCAggtgtctgttttcttcttggtGTTGCTTGTCTTGCTTTCTGTCTCAGCAGTGAGACTGTCCCAGTTTATATATACTAACTGGAGGAGGTCCAGAGTCTTCAGGAACTTTCCTGCATTTGCCACAGATCTCCACTGGATGGAGCTGTTTCCCAGGAGTGCTTACTTCACTCAGTCTTTCCTGTTCCATCAGGAAGTTCGCTACTAGAATTAAATTCCTGACAGTGCAGAAGTGGTTTGGGATGAACTTCCAATTTCTCCTGGGTGGTTGGGGTTCGGTGGACCAATTGagtataaaaaataaacttcatCTTTGAAACCACTTACTTTGTTTGTAAAACAAGTTCTCATACAGGTAGACTGGATTACATCATAGCTCAATAAATTTCTCACAGTTTAATAACAGACAAACGGTCTCAGCAGGTTAAGCTCATGAACGGTTTTACCAGTGAAAGTAATTATTAGCTGTAGTGTGAATGATAATTTTGAACAATATTTAAAGTACAAATAAACTGACATTAAACATGATTAAATGCATCTTTGAATCATTGctattttatgcttgaatgTTTGCACAAATGTCTTCAAATTCATGAATGAAagtgaatttaaaataaaaaagacttAGTGAACTTCTATAAATAACCATGTCctttgtatgtttgtatgtttaaTTTTTCATGTCTTTGTGGATTGCCTACTGAgctgttgtttctgtgtttacagttactcatattttaaaattaagGGTCCTATTTTGAAAACAGTTGATGTATGCTGAAAAGAAAACTCGACCAGAAACAAATTTAAGTGAACCATTCATTATTggtttgaatttcatttttttatactttacatTCATTCTCAATTACTGCAAATCAAATGAAAGATCAATTTAATGaaatctttctttcattttgacttgaaaataaaatgttataacaATTTGGATTGAATATATGCTTAAGCACAAGTTAAAAACTGTTTGGCAAAAGTGTTATATCCTAAAACTGATATCTCAAGTAGACTGTTTTTACTACTTAAAGACATATTTAAAACTCgatttaatttatttgaagagtttaaatcatttttttctttactttcctTTATTAAGCATTTCATTCCGGAGACATAATTGAAAAAATATATGAACACAGTCACTGaccatttaatatatttatttcttcatattcagttataaaaataaacaattaatatttatatttcaaaaattacattaaaatgtttcatttgacACTGGTATGAACAACAATCAGTCCATGTTTTCAGGTTAGTcctgtgtgctgctgtgtgtctctgtcctgCTGTCTTCTGCCTGTGAACACACACTCTGCTGTGCTTTGTCCTCTGAGCTCCTCTTGATAGTCAGCTCTCTCAGCCTCTTCAACACACGGAGCTTTGGCTGCCTGGATGTGGAGCTTCCCATCTGGAGACAGGTGGCAGGTGATGGCTTGAGGGTTCAGTCCTTCAGGTAGATCAAACTCCTGTCTGCACTGCTGCAGTGGAGGAGACGGCAGAAAAAATATCCAGGTTTCCTGAAGTTTCTGGTCATTTCTACATTTCTCCATTAGGTGTAGCTGCTACTCAAGTTTTTTGTAATATAAtaacgttttttgttttgttttgttttttaaatagaccaccatatttatataattttgtACGTTATTTATATAGTCACCTTATCTGTTATTTGGTGTACCAGTTCGTGTTTTTATTACCATTAGGTAACACCTATAACCTTTACACAGAACACGGCTATTTCTGGTCACTGGTGACATCGTGTAACAAGATCAATAACGTTGGCCTGCACGTTTCACCGGTCTCATGGTACATAGCTCATGGACCCTCGTTCAGATATGGAAGATGTGAAGGAAAGCTCAATTAATTATATCAATTTCTGTCATAAGTCTTAAAAATGACGCACTGACCCCAGAAATGTAGACTTCTTATGAAGGACAAATATTATTAAATACAGACCCAGGCTTTCCACAATATTGACTTTTCCCCCCCAGTGGCACTAAATCCTATCAGCCCACCCCGTCATGTCCGACTTCAAGTGTGCAGCGATGAACGTGTGCAGTGGTTCGTCTGCGTTTTATCAATGAATTCTGCGCTCCCGTGATCCAATCAGCCAATGAGCAGCTCGCACCTGCAGCCGTTCACAGCTTGGTAGCTTCAAGAGGTCACTACACTTTGAAACGTGGAAGGGAGAGCGTGGTGAGTTTTTAACAGCGACAGCTTTCAGCAGGGCCTTTAAACAGATATTACAGCAGAACGgctcattcttcttcttttaattaCAGATTGTAATGCCGTTGAAAAATAGCAACACCGTGGCTTTGGAGAGACGCGTGGATCTGGCCTCGCTTTTCTGTATGATCGGGCGGCACGGCCCAGCCGTGGCTCTGGCCGTGATAGCCATGGTGTCCGTGGTGGCGGGTTTCATCATCTACCGAACAGTGAGGGGGAAGCGGAGAAAGGCCACAGCCGGAGCCACAAGCACCGACAGTGACAGCAGGGACGCCGGAGCGGAGACGCCTATACCGCCGGATCAGGAGCCGGAGCCGAGCCCGGAGGTTTTGCGCATCTCGGCGGACTCAACAGGTAACAGATTCGGATGAAACGTTAAAAGCTGCGAGCTGCTGCAATTTACTAGTGCGGGAATTTACGTATAACATGATCTATATTATTATTTCGTAGCTTTGGTGGTAGATTCAGCTTAAGCTGCGTGCGCACAGACGTCAAAACCGAGCGTCCTCCCCTTTCTTTCTGAAATACAACACTATAAGCAGCCCATAATGGACTACAGCTCACAGTATACTGGTGTCTAGCCTTGTAACAGTCACGGCTAAGGAAACCaatttgaatttgttttatACAAAAGATGAGCTCTAAAATCTCAGGCAGATGTCCAAAAACAGActgtgttattattttattttatttggatataataataattattattattgttattgttgttgttgttgttgttgttgttacaaaATTGAAAAAGGCTCCTCACACATTGTTGCATTAGTAGCTAAAAGTAAGATAACACCCAGAAGGGACAACCTTGGAGGGTCTCGCCTGTTATATGAATTGTTCCTGCAGGAACAATGCAACGTGTCTTTAATTACTTTCagtgtttgtcctttttttcttttttttcgtcATTGAGGAAGCACCGTGATATCTCAAAGTGAATGGGCACAAGAAATTTAGCTAGAACAAGTCTGCGTTTTAACATTTGGTGCAGAAACACTCAAACTGAGATACAATTGACTGAGGCTTTGCAAGAGGTTATGGCTAAAGAACTGTGCTGATTACTTTTAAGACTGTTTATTTCATGAAGAATGGAAAAATTGATAAGTTCCagcaatgaatgaatgaatgaatacataaataatCATCTTGCCTGACTTATGTCTGATCGTTAAGAAACTTGTCAAGTATAAGCTACTCATCCTGTCAAATATTAATAGAccattttaataaaatgactGCCAGTGATTAGTAATGACTTTAATTTTTAGAGTGCTGTAATTTGGGTCACTTCTCATCTACTCTGACTAAAATGTATGAAGTGATCTAGATTATGCAAATCAGATTCAGTACATTTtagaaataaatcaaaataaacttaatattcagtgtgtgtttgtgtgtctttctcCTGATGTCATAGTtgtgaaagctgaaggctctttAGATGTGAAGGAGGATACTGCTCTTAAAATCAGGCATCGGCGTCTCACTGCTGAGAAAAAAACGCCACCTGACCGTCAACCCAAAAGTGACTCGGTACAAGACAACAAGCACAGTTCTTCAGTGGAGCAGGTAGCAGAGCTGCatgcagaggaggaagacaaaGGTGCTGAAATTGATGTGGAAACTGATGGCACAAATGGCACTATGAAGGATGCTGATGAGCAAGGTGAAAATGAGGTGATACGGAGCCACAAAGAAGAACTGAAGGTAAGCGGTTATCTTTACAAATTTAAGCATATTTTGCCACAATTAAATTCACTTTTGTTAAATGAATGATTATCTTGGAGAACCACTGATCATGAAATTTTGCCATGGCACATGTATTCTATTGTTTAGTTACCCTTCTGTCTAGATCCCAGCAACAGCAGGCACCATTGATTAGAAGCCCAGCAACTAATGACAATGGAAGCTGGCTACCAGTGGGTGGTGAAATAATGTTAAAGGTCTTGAACCCTTACATTATCACCAACCCATTATTGGTTGTTTTTTACTGAAATTGAGATATTGGGGTCTGAAAACAATCaggatattttttatttttatttatttttttaagtgaaagtCAAACATAGATTTAAAGAAGCTAAACTCCAACTTTAGCATGAACACTAATATTGCTTCAGGTTTTCTGGATTTGTAGTCATTTGTTCCCACAGGCAAAATAACAACTGATTCAGCTTTAATGCAATTATGCCTGTTTTGCTTAGATGGCTTTACATCTAATCTTTCTTTGCTCTGTATTGGTCAAAAGCTGGGAAGTGGTTAGCTTGGCTAAAGTGATGGTGTGACTTGGCAGCCATTTtgaatgttttggggttttgtttttccctttgGTAAAGCCCCTATCTGAATGTCTCAGCTCACCAGCCCTTTCTATGGTTGAACATAAAGACCACATGCATAGATTCCCCAATGAcaggcaatttaaaaaaaaaaaaaaaaaaaaacacacacattttgacTTTGACCCAAAACATTGCTTGTAAAGCATTTCAAAACATTCTGGCTTCATTATTGGATCAATCAAGAGTGCAAACATAAACAGCTTTACCGCACATGATTAGCTAATGTTTCATGCTTGGATTGTTTGGCTCTTTGGGTGCAATCTCAGAGGTTAGTTTAGTGCAAAGACTTGCAATGGGGAAATGAGTGATTTGATAAAATCTCTGTAGTTTACATATTCTCCATTAGTTTAACTGAAATGCTAGTTTGGTGGTGGTCTTTAATCCTTCATATTTTTCTAACTATTGTGTGGCTGAAACATTAAGACctaaagattaaaaatatgtattttatgcATCTAGGTACTACAAGAAAAATGCCAAGATGATGATGTGCCTACTGAAATGGATGTGTCGAATAAGGAGGCCAGTCAAGAGGAGGAAAACCTTTTGGACATTTCAAagagcacagaggccaacttggAAGAACCTATCGTTCATATTGAAGACGTACCTGTTGCTTCCATCTGTTATTTCAAAGATGTGAAATTTGAGGAAGAGAATCTTCAAGGTGTCACtgatttctctaatgattatAGCAACAATCACCCTTTTCcggaagaagaaaagaaaagtggtGGTGAGGAGGCAAAAGAGGAGTTGGTAGATGACCAACTGACTTCTCAACAAGCTGGGATCAGCTCCACAGTGTTTGTTGAAATAACCAAGCTACAGGGCCAGTGTCATGAGGTGATGCTATCCTTTCAACAAAATGCAGATGAAGACAATGTGAGTGATTCAACGGATATAAACTTCAACAGTCACCTGCTACAATTGGctgaacaaaacaatgaaagtgaGCTTGCATGCAATCAAGACAGTGATGTAAAAGAGGATATACCCACTGAGGACATTGCCTCACGTGATGAAGAAAGTAATCCTTCAAGTGTAGTACTGGACCACACCCTGCCCTGTTTGAACCATATGATTGAGCCAGAAAGCATTAATGGTGATGATAGCCCAAGCAGTATAACAAAAGGGGAAATGCCCACTGCTGAGGATATTACCTCATGTGGTGAAGAAAGTAATAGTTCAAGTGTGGTACTGGACACCACCCTGCCCTGTTTGAACCAGATGATCGAACCTGAAAACGCTGATAATGGTGATTCTAGCAGTGTAGTAGATGGTGCAAAGGCCCAAATCTCTGGCATTGGGGAAATCTCCAGCTTGTCATCAGATCAACAGCAACCACAAAGCAACATAAATGAAGATGACATTTCCCAAGCTCTGGGAGTCACCAGTGGGGCTGCTCCTGTCACATCTGAAGACTGTAAACTTCCTGTACTTCAGATTCAACTGCCCTCTTTTGAGCAAAGTGAGCCGACTTGGTCATCCTCTGGTCTTGGTGGTGAGAGTGGAATTTCAAGCATGACTGTCAGCCCTGATTTGCCAGATGTTATCGGTGAATATGACATGCCAACTGAAAATGTGGCACTCACAGTAAAAGATGATGCACAGTTCGAAGAGCACACTGAGGCTCAGAATAGCCTCCTTGATGATGAGGCTCGATCTGCCATGAATGAAGATCTAGCAAATGTGGTATCCAGATCTTACCCATCATATTTTTCCCAGCAGCCCCTCATTGAGCAAACTGACTGGGCTAATGACAGTTCTTTAGCAGCCAATGAAGACATATTGGGACATGAAATTGAGGATCGCTACTATAGAGAGATGGACCAGGCTATGGAGCAGATGGCAGCCAATGTTACTAGCTTAACCGATGAGTTCGCAGTGAAAACAGACATGAAGGCTGATATCAAGGTTGTTGAAATCAATCAGAAGATGGAAAGggcagagaaagagaaggaggaagaggactATGAAAAGACTGAAATCAGTATCATGGAGGCAACTATGGACAATAATGAATGGATCACAGATGGAAACTACCAAGTTCTTCCCTGGATGAACCAGTCTGTCCGTCCTTTTGCCCAAAACCACACACAACCTGACCCAGTTTCTACTGAAGATGACCATCCAGGTGCTTCTGTCACAGGTGCTACTTGTATAGATGCATCTCTGTCCTTGAATGATGTGAAACAGGCTATCCCGCTTTCCCCTGTTCATGAAAATGGCAAAAAGGTTGTGGCAGTCCAGCCCATGTCCCAGAATGTCAATGTGACTTTCCGCATCCATTATCTCACCCACTCACCAAACCAGAAGGTGGCCATCACAGGGAGCCAGCAAGAGCTGGGGAACTGGAAGAAATTCATCCCGCTCGAGAGAGCCAAGGATGGGAATTGGGCCACTGTTGTCAGCCTGCCTGCAGAGAGCATTGTGGAGTGGAAGTTTGTGGTGATGGACAAGGGTGAGGTGTGCCGTTGGGAAGAATGTGGAAACCGCCTCCTGGATACGGGCTACGGAGACGACCTGCTTGTGCACAAATGGTGGGGATTATTGTAAAAGATTTGTTGAAAATGCTGCAGTTTGAGATCAGCAGGTGCACCAGGCTTTCAAACTGTGTTCACGACCAGGTAAAgttgtgtttatgtttgtcaGTAAATTGATAAAACATTATGATTAAATTTGGGGCACAAAAGTATTGGTTCAAACTAGGCTAATTTTGGTTGAAAGAAACTATTTCTACTTGCTCAGATTGCAAATTTCCAATTTTATAGAAGAAACAATAAACGATCTTTTAGTGTTAAATTCATTAGTCTATTGAAGTGAAATGCtcttgagcttttttttttttttttttttttttttcttattatttgtACAAGCAAAAATGTCAAACTTGAGCCTTGCGGTGTGTCTTTGTTTCCCACATACCAATTCTCTTGAGAATGGCTTTGACTTCTGCagttttaaatcatttaaacaTCATTTTACTAATATAAGACTTTGAAACATGAAATTTCAACCAGATTTATTCCAGTATAAACCTAGATGCAGTATACAGGTGATGGAAACTTCCAGCAACACAATTCCCTAACAGACTAGCTCTTATAAAACATCTGATGGGACCTTCTAATAGCCAGTAATTAGGTATGCGTTTTCAGGGAACAGGAAATATTTTGATCAAAACACTGAACCATTACACAAGATGGCTTGTTTCCCCTTTTACAATACTACTGATTATGCAAACTACTCCTCCTTAACAGGATGATTTAATGCAAGCGTGAATGAAGAGATTACTGTCCATATGCTGCTTGAATATGCCTATCTATAAGGATAAATGCACATAATTAAATTTTACTAAAGCAATAAATACAGCAATAATTGTTCTGTACGATCGTTGTTACATCAGGTACTCTTAACGCGTTTACCACTAAACTGTGATAGTTGTAACTTCAATGCTGCTTTTATCTCATGGGACTATTTGCATGCAAGACGGTCCCATTGTTGTTCAATAAATGTGCCTTGTGAAAATAATTTTCTATAGTGTTGTAATGCATCAAACGTGTCTTTTGAATAATTTGATTAGCTAATTATCTTAAGAGAAAATTATTCACTACAGTTATCTGGTTCATCATTTGGTTTTTAATTGGTGTAGTATATAGCCTTTGTGTCTCAGATTCTATCATTGTATCCGGATATGAAATATTGTGATGATGCTACTTCTGAATGTTGGTTATTGTGGAGATGGTTATTAAATAAACTAATCTTAAATCTCATTCCGGAATGTTTCTTAAGCATGTAAATTTATTCAAAAGTATCCCACCCTCCCCCAAAACTCTTTAAATGCtttaatacacatttaagaaaataGTGCATTAAGCACTACATTTGAAGAacaccattttatttattttaacaaagagCTAACATATGAGGATGATATCCTTTGCTGTCTGCTAATCATTTACAGCAGTTGCAACAGACCAAACCAGATGCAGTTGGTTTTTGAAGTTgttgcaccaaaaaaaaaaaactttcaactTTCAGACCACCTctattttcctgttttgttttggttttttttctggggggggtttctttcttctttctaacCATTGGCAAAGACTGTGACCTTGTTTTGAGTCCAGCTGGCACAGAGGTGTCTCATGCAGTGGAAAGCATCATTAGCGGGGATATTTTCATGCCAGCTTGTCAGCTCCATTCAGCAGTGAGCTGAAGGTGACTCTGCTCTATCTGgaaagaaatgtttttgatCTTCTGGTCTAGGAACTGTGGATGGTGACTAATCTG is drawn from Pelmatolapia mariae isolate MD_Pm_ZW linkage group LG7, Pm_UMD_F_2, whole genome shotgun sequence and contains these coding sequences:
- the LOC134632182 gene encoding heat shock protein 30-like, with amino-acid sequence MLCSHGVQSALSPFMDFYWPVRCLWPEIKPLFYQQDLLQRNLQELCSSLELMDKLQHRILEETEPFQSSMVVEPFSYQLEKEGDKFGLMLDTRGFSPEELSVRQVGRKLRVSGKTEKKQEDGKGSYSYRLQEFRQEFELPEGLNPQAITCHLSPDGKLHIQAAKAPCVEEAERELTIKRSSEDKAQQSVCSQVEDSRTETHSSTQD
- the stbd1 gene encoding uncharacterized protein stbd1 — encoded protein: MPLKNSNTVALERRVDLASLFCMIGRHGPAVALAVIAMVSVVAGFIIYRTVRGKRRKATAGATSTDSDSRDAGAETPIPPDQEPEPSPEVLRISADSTVVKAEGSLDVKEDTALKIRHRRLTAEKKTPPDRQPKSDSVQDNKHSSSVEQVAELHAEEEDKGAEIDVETDGTNGTMKDADEQGENEVIRSHKEELKVLQEKCQDDDVPTEMDVSNKEASQEEENLLDISKSTEANLEEPIVHIEDVPVASICYFKDVKFEEENLQGVTDFSNDYSNNHPFPEEEKKSGGEEAKEELVDDQLTSQQAGISSTVFVEITKLQGQCHEVMLSFQQNADEDNVSDSTDINFNSHLLQLAEQNNESELACNQDSDVKEDIPTEDIASRDEESNPSSVVLDHTLPCLNHMIEPESINGDDSPSSITKGEMPTAEDITSCGEESNSSSVVLDTTLPCLNQMIEPENADNGDSSSVVDGAKAQISGIGEISSLSSDQQQPQSNINEDDISQALGVTSGAAPVTSEDCKLPVLQIQLPSFEQSEPTWSSSGLGGESGISSMTVSPDLPDVIGEYDMPTENVALTVKDDAQFEEHTEAQNSLLDDEARSAMNEDLANVVSRSYPSYFSQQPLIEQTDWANDSSLAANEDILGHEIEDRYYREMDQAMEQMAANVTSLTDEFAVKTDMKADIKVVEINQKMERAEKEKEEEDYEKTEISIMEATMDNNEWITDGNYQVLPWMNQSVRPFAQNHTQPDPVSTEDDHPGASVTGATCIDASLSLNDVKQAIPLSPVHENGKKVVAVQPMSQNVNVTFRIHYLTHSPNQKVAITGSQQELGNWKKFIPLERAKDGNWATVVSLPAESIVEWKFVVMDKGEVCRWEECGNRLLDTGYGDDLLVHKWWGLL